A region of Kribbella sp. NBC_01245 DNA encodes the following proteins:
- a CDS encoding ArsR/SmtB family transcription factor, which translates to MAETPATELRAETHEFLKALASPTRQRIMLVFAQGAELSVNEVADLAGVGQSSASQQLDILRRAHIVTSRREGKTVYYRADRDGAATALADLQSYLQTCC; encoded by the coding sequence ATGGCTGAAACGCCGGCCACAGAGCTGCGAGCCGAGACGCACGAGTTCCTGAAGGCGCTCGCGAGCCCGACCCGTCAGCGCATCATGCTGGTCTTCGCCCAAGGCGCCGAGCTGTCGGTCAACGAAGTCGCCGACCTCGCGGGCGTAGGGCAGTCATCCGCCTCGCAGCAACTGGACATCCTTCGTCGCGCTCACATCGTCACCTCTCGCCGTGAAGGCAAAACCGTCTACTACCGGGCCGATCGCGACGGCGCGGCGACAGCCCTGGCAGACCTCCAGTCCTACCTCCAGACCTGTTGCTGA
- a CDS encoding CBS domain-containing protein, whose product MTSARDLMTAGAQCVGENESLVDAARKMRDLDVGSLPICGEDQRLKGMLTDRDIVVRCIADGGDPASTMAGQLAQGKPITIGADDDIGEALQMMAQHQVRRLPVIDGHKLVGIIAQADVARAMPERVTGDVVHEVSR is encoded by the coding sequence GTGACTAGTGCGCGAGACCTGATGACTGCCGGAGCGCAGTGCGTTGGCGAGAACGAGAGCCTGGTTGACGCGGCCCGGAAGATGCGCGATCTGGACGTCGGTTCGTTGCCCATCTGCGGCGAGGACCAACGCCTCAAAGGCATGCTGACCGATCGGGACATCGTGGTTCGCTGCATCGCCGATGGCGGTGACCCGGCGTCGACGATGGCCGGGCAGTTGGCCCAGGGCAAGCCGATCACGATCGGGGCGGACGACGACATCGGGGAGGCGCTGCAGATGATGGCGCAGCACCAGGTGCGGCGGCTGCCGGTCATCGATGGGCACAAACTGGTCGGGATCATCGCTCAGGCGGACGTCGCCCGGGCGATGCCTGAGCGGGTGACCGGGGATGTCGTACACGAGGTGTCCCGCTGA
- a CDS encoding ArsR/SmtB family transcription factor has protein sequence MSKQEIPLERSGGCCTPISVAALDSTAAADGAAAFKALSDPIRLRLMSIIASSGDEVCVCDITPHFEVSGPTISHHLRVLREAGLVDCERRGTWVYYWSIPERLTWVSTLLSVPETAGA, from the coding sequence ATGTCGAAGCAGGAGATTCCCTTGGAACGCAGCGGTGGGTGCTGCACGCCGATCTCGGTGGCCGCGCTGGACTCGACCGCCGCCGCCGATGGTGCAGCGGCGTTCAAGGCACTCTCCGACCCGATCCGGCTCAGGCTGATGTCGATCATCGCATCATCGGGTGACGAGGTCTGTGTCTGCGACATCACTCCGCATTTCGAGGTCAGCGGACCGACGATCTCCCACCACCTGCGGGTCCTTCGCGAGGCCGGGCTCGTGGATTGCGAGCGCCGCGGCACCTGGGTCTACTACTGGTCCATCCCCGAGCGTCTCACCTGGGTATCCACGCTGCTGTCCGTGCCGGAGACCGCCGGCGCCT
- a CDS encoding DUF4287 domain-containing protein: MSFQAYLDKIEEKTGLTPRQLVEQARERGFEGPSVKAGAIADWLKADYDLGRGHAMALVHVIKNGPKISTKHVGTTGVHRDDSDTLWLDGKATKPTA, encoded by the coding sequence ATGTCGTTCCAGGCGTATCTCGACAAGATCGAGGAGAAGACCGGTCTGACCCCGCGGCAGCTGGTGGAGCAGGCGCGTGAGCGTGGGTTCGAGGGTCCTTCGGTGAAGGCCGGGGCGATCGCGGACTGGCTCAAGGCCGACTACGACCTCGGCCGGGGTCACGCGATGGCGTTGGTGCACGTGATCAAGAACGGCCCGAAGATCTCCACGAAACACGTTGGCACCACCGGCGTACATCGCGACGATTCCGACACCCTCTGGCTCGACGGCAAGGCCACCAAGCCCACCGCGTGA
- the uriH gene encoding uridine-preferring nucleoside hydrolase UriH, translated as MAKKIILDCDPGHDDAVALLLAHGSPEIDLLAVTTVFGNQTLDKVTRNALSVARVAGITDVPFAAGCARPLVRGIKTAGAIHGESGLDGPVLPEAAIELDPRHAVDLIIDTLMTEPAGTVTLVPTAALTNIALAVRKEPRIVGRVREVVLMGGAYAAGNWSAKAEFNILADPEAAHIVINEPWPLTMVGLDLTHQALATPSVVERIAAVGTAPAKFVVELIDFFAKAYEANQFFTAPPVHDPCAVARVIDPAVMTTRRAPLDVELNGTLTLGMTVADLRAPAPAGCTTEVAVDLDHARFWDLVIDALERIGDPS; from the coding sequence ATGGCGAAGAAGATCATCCTGGATTGCGACCCTGGCCACGATGACGCCGTCGCGCTGTTACTCGCGCACGGCAGTCCCGAAATCGACCTACTGGCCGTGACCACCGTGTTCGGCAACCAGACCCTGGACAAGGTGACTCGCAACGCCCTCTCGGTGGCGCGAGTCGCCGGCATCACGGACGTGCCGTTCGCCGCGGGTTGTGCCCGGCCGCTGGTGCGCGGCATCAAGACGGCCGGCGCGATCCACGGCGAGTCCGGGCTCGATGGACCGGTGCTGCCCGAGGCGGCGATCGAGCTGGACCCGCGGCATGCCGTGGACCTGATCATCGACACGCTGATGACCGAACCAGCCGGCACGGTCACGCTGGTGCCGACGGCGGCGTTGACGAATATCGCCCTGGCGGTGCGCAAGGAACCGCGCATCGTCGGGCGAGTTCGCGAGGTCGTGCTGATGGGTGGGGCGTACGCGGCCGGCAACTGGAGCGCGAAGGCGGAGTTCAACATCCTGGCCGATCCCGAGGCCGCGCACATCGTGATCAACGAGCCATGGCCGTTGACGATGGTCGGTCTCGATCTCACCCATCAGGCTCTCGCGACCCCCTCAGTGGTCGAGCGCATTGCGGCTGTTGGAACGGCGCCGGCGAAGTTCGTGGTCGAGCTGATCGACTTCTTCGCCAAGGCGTACGAGGCGAACCAGTTCTTCACCGCTCCCCCGGTCCACGATCCGTGCGCCGTCGCCCGGGTGATCGATCCGGCCGTCATGACAACCCGGCGCGCACCGCTCGACGTCGAACTGAACGGCACCCTCACCCTCGGCATGACCGTCGCCGATCTGCGCGCGCCCGCGCCGGCCGGCTGCACGACCGAGGTCGCGGTCGATCTCGACCACGCCCGCTTCTGGGATCTGGTCATCGACGCGTTGGAACGCATCGGCGACCCGAGTTAG
- a CDS encoding YciI family protein, giving the protein MLLINAGATQDGTAEGCTVEDWMAYDKTVRDAGIFVSGESLADLVTATTVRVGDDGRRTVTDGPFAETREVLGGFYVIDVADLDTALDWAGRCPGARGGGSIVVRPIADFDV; this is encoded by the coding sequence ATGCTGCTGATCAACGCCGGCGCGACCCAGGACGGCACCGCTGAGGGCTGCACCGTCGAGGATTGGATGGCGTACGACAAGACCGTCCGGGACGCGGGCATCTTCGTCTCCGGCGAGTCGCTGGCCGACCTGGTGACCGCCACGACCGTGCGAGTCGGCGACGACGGGCGGCGGACCGTCACCGACGGGCCATTCGCGGAGACCCGCGAGGTGCTCGGCGGGTTCTACGTGATCGACGTGGCAGACCTCGACACGGCGCTCGACTGGGCCGGCCGCTGCCCTGGCGCGCGTGGCGGTGGCTCGATCGTGGTCCGCCCGATCGCCGACTTCGACGTCTGA
- a CDS encoding GAF and ANTAR domain-containing protein, whose product MELHGAPTVTDTVEAVVDFALQAVNCRHAGVVLAARGGRAEIGAVTDSVLESVFQWQIDSAAGPLIESLRAQEIVDVVDTSAETRWPDWATKVSELGVGSAVHVPLCIGVQSVGVLTLYGEQAGGFSADDLAVAHILARHASVAVAAARQEETMARAVDARKLVGQAMGILMMKFDVDGDRAFAILKRYSQDHNRKLRDVAQEVIDTRKLPG is encoded by the coding sequence ATGGAGTTGCACGGAGCGCCGACAGTGACCGATACCGTCGAAGCCGTAGTGGATTTCGCGCTGCAGGCCGTGAACTGCCGGCACGCGGGCGTGGTGCTTGCCGCGCGCGGAGGCCGGGCCGAGATCGGCGCGGTCACCGACTCGGTCCTGGAATCGGTCTTCCAGTGGCAGATCGACTCCGCCGCAGGCCCTTTGATCGAGTCTTTGCGCGCGCAGGAGATCGTCGATGTCGTTGATACCTCGGCGGAGACGCGGTGGCCCGACTGGGCGACGAAGGTCTCCGAGCTCGGCGTCGGCAGCGCCGTACATGTTCCGTTGTGCATCGGTGTGCAGTCCGTGGGCGTGCTCACGTTGTACGGCGAGCAGGCCGGCGGGTTCAGCGCCGATGACCTCGCGGTCGCGCACATCCTGGCGCGGCACGCGTCGGTCGCCGTGGCGGCGGCCCGCCAGGAGGAGACCATGGCCCGCGCGGTTGACGCGCGCAAGCTGGTCGGCCAGGCGATGGGCATCCTGATGATGAAGTTCGACGTGGACGGCGATCGGGCCTTCGCGATCCTGAAGCGCTACTCCCAGGACCACAACCGCAAACTTCGCGACGTGGCCCAAGAGGTCATCGACACCCGCAAACTGCCCGGCTAA
- a CDS encoding DinB family protein, translated as MTEADLKADLQHYLRKARAALLWKVEGLSEYDVRRPLTSTGTNLLGLVKHLTTVELLYLGIVYDRPFDEFLPWFREDAEPNSDMWATADESREFILGLYRRAADHADATIEAVPLDAVCHIPWWGENGSEANLHQVLTHLIAECHRHAGHADIVRELIDDSIGEGPNDDRIPSTDAGWWKSYHSQLEEAARSADGLAVR; from the coding sequence ATGACCGAGGCAGACCTGAAGGCCGATCTGCAGCACTACTTGCGCAAGGCGCGCGCCGCGTTGCTGTGGAAGGTCGAGGGGCTTTCCGAGTACGACGTACGCCGGCCGTTGACCTCGACCGGGACCAACCTGCTCGGCCTGGTGAAACACCTGACGACGGTCGAACTGCTCTATCTGGGGATTGTGTACGACCGGCCTTTCGACGAGTTCCTGCCGTGGTTCCGCGAGGACGCCGAGCCGAATTCGGACATGTGGGCGACCGCCGACGAGTCGCGCGAGTTCATCCTCGGCCTGTATCGCCGGGCCGCGGATCACGCCGACGCGACGATCGAGGCGGTCCCGCTCGACGCGGTCTGCCACATCCCGTGGTGGGGCGAGAACGGCAGCGAGGCCAACCTGCACCAGGTCCTCACCCACTTGATCGCCGAGTGCCACCGCCATGCGGGTCATGCCGATATCGTCCGCGAGCTGATCGACGACAGCATCGGCGAAGGGCCGAACGACGACCGCATCCCGTCCACCGACGCCGGCTGGTGGAAGTCGTACCACAGCCAACTAGAGGAGGCCGCACGATCGGCTGACGGGCTGGCGGTCCGCTGA
- a CDS encoding DUF6766 family protein: protein MNKYQVEPDPRQDRKPDSHVRRWGAVYLLAVLFMGSWLGQFFTQLSEFRTDQQDHGQSFVWADYLTNFFASTFENWQSEWLQLVFQAILLLGAKHVIFRVDAEDLERLEAKVDQISKKLDTPPPQ, encoded by the coding sequence ATGAACAAATACCAAGTCGAGCCGGACCCCCGGCAGGACCGCAAGCCCGACAGCCACGTCCGGCGCTGGGGCGCGGTATACCTGCTGGCCGTGCTGTTCATGGGCTCCTGGCTGGGCCAGTTCTTCACCCAGCTGAGCGAGTTCCGCACTGACCAGCAGGACCACGGCCAGTCGTTCGTCTGGGCGGACTACCTGACCAACTTCTTCGCCAGCACCTTCGAAAACTGGCAAAGCGAATGGCTCCAACTCGTCTTCCAGGCCATCCTCCTCCTCGGCGCCAAACACGTCATCTTCCGAGTAGACGCTGAAGACCTGGAACGCCTAGAAGCCAAAGTCGACCAAATCTCCAAAAAACTAGACACCCCTCCTCCCCAATAA
- a CDS encoding RNA polymerase sigma factor, with the protein MSDAGEVERVWREERGRLLAALVRRFGDLDLAEDVTADAIEVALERWPVEGVPPKPGAWLMTTARRKAVDRLRRDKTYAARLAVHQVDADRADHAPPADAAGSDGGLPDERLQLFFTCAHPALPAEDRIALTLRCLAGLTTPEVARAFLVPTATMAKRIVRAKKKIREARIPFRVPGPDELPERLPGVLQVVYSIFTEGYAASSGPTLQRLDVADEAIRLARILRRLLPNEREIAGLLALMLLIHARRDARTGPDGSLVLLDEQDRGRWDRAMIEEGRALVVSAISGGPVGPYGVQAAIAALHDEAADVATTDWPQIVALYDVLLALTPSPVVALNRAAAIAMRDGPEAGLALLDDLTDEPILRGYHPYLVARADLLHRLNRLPEAAAAYRQALESAGTDPERLHLERRLHAIQESGRGVAGTEG; encoded by the coding sequence ATGAGCGATGCCGGCGAGGTCGAGCGGGTCTGGCGGGAAGAGCGCGGGCGGCTGCTGGCAGCGTTGGTACGGCGGTTCGGCGACCTCGACCTCGCCGAGGACGTCACCGCGGACGCGATCGAGGTGGCCCTGGAGCGTTGGCCGGTTGAAGGCGTACCGCCGAAGCCGGGTGCTTGGCTGATGACGACCGCCCGGCGTAAGGCGGTCGACCGGTTGCGGCGGGACAAGACGTACGCCGCGCGGCTGGCCGTGCACCAGGTGGACGCCGATCGCGCCGACCACGCGCCACCGGCCGACGCGGCTGGCTCGGATGGCGGGCTCCCGGACGAGCGGCTCCAGTTGTTCTTCACCTGCGCTCATCCCGCTCTCCCCGCCGAAGACCGGATCGCGCTGACCCTGCGCTGCCTGGCGGGCTTGACCACTCCCGAAGTGGCGCGGGCGTTTTTGGTGCCGACGGCAACGATGGCCAAGCGGATCGTCCGGGCGAAGAAGAAGATCCGGGAGGCGCGCATCCCGTTCCGCGTGCCAGGTCCGGACGAACTACCCGAGCGGCTGCCCGGCGTACTGCAGGTCGTCTACTCGATCTTCACCGAGGGGTACGCCGCCAGCTCCGGTCCAACCCTGCAACGGCTGGACGTCGCCGACGAGGCGATCCGGCTGGCGCGGATCCTCCGTCGACTGCTGCCCAACGAACGCGAGATCGCCGGGCTGCTCGCGTTGATGCTGCTCATCCACGCCCGGCGCGATGCCCGGACCGGCCCGGACGGCTCGTTGGTACTCCTCGACGAGCAAGACCGCGGCCGGTGGGACCGCGCGATGATCGAGGAAGGCCGCGCGCTGGTCGTGTCCGCGATCTCGGGCGGTCCGGTCGGCCCGTACGGCGTCCAGGCCGCGATCGCCGCGCTGCACGACGAAGCCGCCGACGTCGCGACCACCGACTGGCCGCAAATCGTCGCCCTGTACGACGTACTGCTCGCGCTCACGCCGTCCCCGGTGGTCGCGCTCAACCGGGCGGCGGCCATCGCGATGCGTGACGGGCCCGAGGCCGGGTTGGCCCTGCTGGACGACCTGACGGATGAGCCGATTTTGCGCGGGTATCACCCGTACCTGGTCGCCCGGGCAGACCTGTTGCACCGGCTCAACCGACTACCCGAGGCCGCGGCGGCGTACCGGCAAGCCCTGGAATCGGCCGGCACGGACCCCGAACGCCTGCACCTCGAACGACGCCTCCACGCGATCCAGGAGTCAGGGCGCGGTGTCGCGGGTACCGAGGGCTAG
- a CDS encoding low affinity iron permease family protein: MSTTIKGSRSAHMPSDVSGRLSLFDRFASAASRFFSRAWFFAFCLLLVVVWAPSYFLIGTVDTWQLIINTITTIVTFLMVALLQNSQTRADAAVQDKLNAVAAALAALMDHSAEAEAESDELRDATSELRKAVGLEERESS; this comes from the coding sequence ATGAGCACGACGATCAAAGGATCGCGATCGGCGCACATGCCGTCGGATGTGAGTGGGCGGTTGAGCCTGTTCGACCGGTTCGCCAGCGCGGCGTCGAGATTCTTCTCGCGGGCGTGGTTCTTCGCGTTCTGCCTGCTGCTGGTGGTGGTCTGGGCGCCGTCGTACTTCCTCATCGGCACCGTCGACACCTGGCAGCTGATCATCAACACGATCACCACCATCGTCACGTTCTTGATGGTGGCCCTGTTGCAGAACAGCCAGACCCGCGCGGATGCCGCCGTTCAGGACAAGCTGAACGCCGTGGCCGCGGCGCTGGCGGCCCTGATGGACCATTCGGCCGAAGCCGAAGCCGAGTCAGACGAACTACGCGACGCCACCAGCGAACTACGCAAGGCCGTCGGCCTGGAAGAGCGCGAGAGCTCATGA
- a CDS encoding FAD-dependent oxidoreductase: MNDSVWLATATMPRFEAAAGELRADVVVVGGGLIGLTTALLAAQEGAEVVLLEGGRIGARTSGNTTGKVTAQHSLIYADLAKRHGSEKAELYAAANLAGVEEVARLGESIDCELIRAPAYTYTTDPDRAHRIAAEVAATTELGLSALGLDVALADAGEVGLPGVVEAIRFDNQIQLHPGLYLAGLASALVDEGVRVYEHSRVVDVSRKGRVSTEGGAAVDARYAVLATLLPIGMTGGYFARTRPSRSYGIAVQLPEPAPRGMAISIDEQVRSTRPWPGGGPNGLIVVGGSHETGTVEDTQGRYQGLIDWVASTWGVDEVAVEYRWSAQDYNTVDMLPYVGRTPESSAILVATGMRKWGLSNGTAAAMLLRDVIAGRDNPWTELYDARRIGGPRAVAEMVKDNLKVSKAFAAGHLRRTLKGGADHLEVGQGGLLDVDGSTVGAYRDHDGNLHKVSPVCTHMGCALSWNPAESTWDCPCHGSRFTPTGTILDGPATKPLHPR, from the coding sequence GTGAACGACAGCGTGTGGCTCGCGACCGCGACCATGCCTCGATTCGAGGCGGCGGCCGGTGAGCTGCGGGCGGATGTGGTCGTGGTCGGTGGAGGGCTGATCGGACTCACGACCGCCTTGCTGGCGGCGCAGGAGGGCGCGGAGGTTGTGCTTCTCGAGGGCGGCCGGATCGGCGCCCGTACGAGCGGGAACACCACGGGCAAGGTCACGGCGCAGCACAGCCTCATCTACGCCGATCTCGCCAAGCGGCACGGCAGCGAGAAGGCCGAGCTGTACGCCGCAGCGAACCTGGCCGGCGTCGAGGAGGTCGCACGCCTCGGCGAGAGCATCGACTGCGAGTTGATCCGGGCGCCTGCTTACACCTATACGACGGATCCGGACCGCGCTCACCGGATCGCGGCCGAGGTCGCGGCTACGACCGAGCTGGGCCTCTCGGCGCTTGGGCTGGACGTGGCGTTGGCGGATGCGGGCGAGGTCGGACTACCGGGTGTGGTCGAGGCCATCCGGTTCGACAACCAGATCCAGTTGCACCCAGGGCTTTACTTAGCGGGATTGGCCTCGGCGCTGGTGGATGAAGGCGTGCGCGTCTACGAGCACAGCCGCGTGGTCGACGTGAGTCGTAAGGGCCGCGTGTCCACCGAGGGCGGTGCGGCGGTCGATGCCCGGTACGCCGTGCTCGCGACCCTCCTCCCGATCGGTATGACCGGGGGATACTTCGCGCGGACCCGGCCGAGCCGCTCGTACGGGATCGCCGTACAGCTGCCCGAACCGGCCCCTCGCGGGATGGCCATTTCCATCGACGAGCAGGTCCGATCCACGCGGCCCTGGCCCGGCGGCGGCCCGAACGGCCTCATCGTGGTCGGCGGCAGCCACGAGACGGGCACGGTGGAGGACACGCAAGGCCGGTACCAAGGTCTGATCGACTGGGTCGCGTCGACCTGGGGCGTGGACGAGGTCGCGGTGGAGTATCGCTGGTCGGCCCAGGACTACAACACGGTGGACATGTTGCCGTACGTCGGCCGGACGCCCGAAAGTTCCGCCATTCTCGTCGCGACCGGGATGCGGAAGTGGGGTCTGAGCAACGGTACGGCGGCCGCGATGCTGCTGCGCGACGTGATCGCCGGGCGCGACAACCCGTGGACCGAGCTGTACGACGCACGCCGCATCGGCGGCCCGCGCGCGGTCGCGGAAATGGTCAAGGACAATCTGAAGGTCAGCAAGGCGTTCGCCGCCGGGCACCTCCGGCGCACGCTCAAAGGTGGCGCCGACCATCTGGAAGTCGGCCAAGGCGGACTCCTTGATGTCGACGGCAGCACAGTCGGCGCCTACCGCGACCACGACGGCAACCTCCACAAGGTCTCCCCGGTATGCACGCACATGGGCTGCGCCCTCTCCTGGAACCCCGCCGAATCCACCTGGGACTGCCCCTGCCACGGCTCCCGCTTCACCCCCACCGGCACCATCCTCGACGGCCCCGCCACGAAACCCCTCCACCCCCGCTAG
- a CDS encoding flavin-containing monooxygenase, producing MAHSPSVVVIVGAGQSGLAAASAAKAAGFRPLILEAGERPVGSWPAYYDSLTLFSPARYSAFPGVPLPGDPDRYPSRDEVVAYLEAFAATLDVELRTGVRVVKVTTAGTGFAVHTESGEVVQAAGVVAASGSFGSPFVPSLPGLDGFTGDVLHVAGYRRPKSYAGQRVVVVGAGNSAVQVAYELADVATVTLAVRRPVQFIPQVRGGRDMHYWLTKLRIDLLPPAVLSRVIRGTPVFDTGEYRAALASGRYRQRPMFSGFDGDHVVWPDGERERADTVILATGYRPNVDYLEPLGALDTAGLPLHKGGVSLTHPGLVYAGLEFQRSFSSNTLRGVHRDATHVIAALKAHL from the coding sequence ATGGCTCACTCCCCTTCGGTTGTTGTCATCGTCGGCGCCGGGCAGTCCGGACTTGCGGCAGCGAGTGCCGCCAAGGCCGCCGGCTTCCGACCACTGATCCTGGAGGCCGGCGAACGACCCGTCGGCTCCTGGCCGGCGTACTACGACAGCCTCACGTTGTTCTCCCCCGCCAGGTACAGCGCCTTCCCGGGCGTCCCGCTTCCTGGCGACCCTGATCGCTACCCGTCCCGGGACGAGGTCGTCGCCTACCTCGAAGCGTTTGCGGCCACGCTGGACGTCGAGCTCCGTACTGGCGTACGCGTCGTCAAAGTCACCACCGCCGGTACGGGCTTCGCTGTTCACACGGAGAGTGGTGAGGTAGTTCAGGCTGCGGGAGTCGTCGCGGCCAGCGGCTCCTTTGGGAGCCCCTTCGTCCCGTCACTACCCGGCCTGGACGGCTTCACCGGCGACGTACTGCATGTGGCGGGTTATCGCAGACCTAAGTCGTACGCCGGCCAGCGGGTCGTAGTAGTCGGTGCAGGCAACTCTGCCGTCCAAGTCGCCTACGAACTCGCAGACGTCGCCACGGTGACACTGGCCGTGCGTAGACCCGTCCAGTTCATCCCGCAGGTCCGTGGTGGCCGTGACATGCACTATTGGCTGACGAAATTGCGTATCGACCTACTGCCGCCCGCCGTACTCTCGCGGGTCATACGCGGCACTCCCGTCTTCGACACCGGCGAATACCGCGCCGCGCTCGCGTCGGGCCGGTACCGCCAGCGTCCGATGTTCAGTGGCTTCGACGGCGACCACGTGGTCTGGCCGGACGGTGAGCGGGAACGGGCCGACACGGTCATCCTGGCGACCGGCTATCGCCCGAACGTCGACTATCTGGAACCACTTGGCGCTCTCGACACCGCCGGGCTGCCGCTGCACAAGGGCGGGGTTTCACTGACGCATCCCGGCTTGGTCTATGCCGGACTGGAGTTCCAGCGTTCGTTCTCGTCGAACACCCTGCGCGGCGTACACCGCGACGCGACCCACGTCATCGCCGCACTGAAGGCTCATCTCTAG